A section of the Armatimonadota bacterium genome encodes:
- a CDS encoding RNA polymerase sigma factor RpoD/SigA, with protein MEHEEGIPSYLSRLTKAPLLTQSQEEELTRAVQTGDVRARQRLIESNMRLVINIAKTYRSRAVPLEDLIQEGAIGLMQAAERFDPEKGFRFSTYATHWIRQAIGRAIDNKSKAIRLPAHVSQSLRRIERERLKLARELGKEPTNEQLASAIGISSKKLMTLVQSSQELLSLDMSVGDNQGTTLGGLIRDSRQIDPEEAVLDGETLSELARILLELNDREQKVMRMRFRLEGDTEAQMQEDIAKEMKLSRERIRQIEVQAIKKLRVLAQRRRLREMLS; from the coding sequence ATGGAGCACGAAGAAGGCATACCGAGCTATTTGAGCCGGTTGACCAAGGCGCCTCTCTTGACGCAAAGTCAGGAAGAGGAGCTCACGCGCGCCGTGCAGACCGGCGACGTTCGGGCTCGCCAGCGTCTCATCGAATCCAACATGCGCTTGGTGATCAACATCGCCAAGACCTATCGCAGCCGCGCCGTGCCGCTTGAAGACCTGATTCAGGAAGGCGCGATCGGGCTGATGCAGGCGGCGGAGCGCTTCGACCCTGAAAAGGGCTTCCGTTTCTCGACCTATGCCACGCATTGGATCCGCCAGGCGATCGGCCGCGCCATCGACAACAAGAGCAAAGCCATCCGGCTGCCTGCCCATGTTTCCCAGTCGTTAAGGCGTATTGAGCGTGAGCGCCTGAAACTCGCTCGTGAGCTTGGCAAGGAACCCACCAACGAGCAGCTTGCTTCGGCGATCGGCATCAGCTCCAAGAAACTGATGACCCTGGTTCAGTCCTCACAGGAGCTTTTGAGCCTCGACATGTCGGTCGGCGACAATCAAGGAACCACGCTGGGCGGCCTCATCCGCGACAGCCGGCAAATAGACCCCGAGGAGGCGGTGCTCGACGGCGAAACCCTGAGCGAGCTCGCGCGCATCCTTCTGGAGCTTAACGACCGTGAGCAGAAGGTCATGCGGATGCGGTTCCGACTTGAGGGCGACACCGAAGCCCAGATGCAGGAAGACATCGCTAAAGAAATGAAGCTCTCGCGCGAGCGCATCCGGCAAATCGAGGTTCAGGCCATCAAGAAGCTGCGCGTCCTGGCCCAGCGCAGACGTCTGCGCGAGATGTTGAGCTAG